A genomic stretch from Candidatus Marinimicrobia bacterium CG08_land_8_20_14_0_20_45_22 includes:
- a CDS encoding ribonuclease HI: MKTIYTDGSCKGNPGPGGWAVVMIDDSQTLQKYGGFDPDTTNNRMEISAAIAALKLLDRNESATIFTDSEYVKLGITQWLKNWKMKGWKTANKKSVKNQDLWQALDELNHSGIIWKYVAGHSGNDYNELCDQIAKGMIDAQGLGTDLLK, encoded by the coding sequence ATGAAAACTATTTATACCGACGGCAGTTGTAAAGGAAATCCCGGGCCCGGCGGTTGGGCGGTTGTTATGATCGATGATTCACAAACTTTACAAAAGTACGGCGGATTTGATCCTGACACGACCAATAACCGGATGGAGATTTCGGCGGCGATCGCCGCTCTGAAACTGCTCGACCGGAATGAATCGGCAACTATTTTTACGGATAGCGAATATGTCAAACTCGGCATCACTCAGTGGCTGAAAAACTGGAAGATGAAAGGCTGGAAAACTGCCAACAAGAAAAGTGTCAAGAATCAAGACCTCTGGCAGGCGCTTGATGAACTAAATCATTCTGGAATTATCTGGAAATATGTTGCCGGTCATTCTGGAAACGACTACAACGAACTCTGCGACCAAATCGCCAAAGGAATGATCGACGCGCAAGGTCTGGGAACAGACTTATTAAAGTGA